From the Leptolyngbya sp. O-77 genome, one window contains:
- a CDS encoding CatB-related O-acetyltransferase: MTSGPSPDTRYPIPGQTRLAFLKNIVKNPNIIVGDYTYYDDFEDPQNFERNVLYHFDFEGDRLIIGKFCSIASDVKFIMNGGNHRTDWFTNYPFPVFGNGWEHAMPDSWPNKGDTIIGNDVWIGYGAMLMPGVQVGDGAIIATGAVVTRNVEPYAIVGGNPAALIRRRFDDAVIQELLQIRWWDWDIQAITRHLPAICGGDLAMLRQAAQGG, encoded by the coding sequence ATGACCTCCGGCCCTTCCCCCGACACCCGCTACCCGATCCCCGGCCAGACCCGGCTAGCATTTCTGAAGAATATCGTTAAAAATCCCAACATTATTGTGGGGGACTACACCTACTATGACGATTTTGAAGATCCACAGAACTTTGAGCGCAATGTGCTGTATCACTTCGACTTTGAGGGCGATCGCCTAATCATCGGCAAGTTTTGCTCCATCGCCTCGGATGTCAAATTCATCATGAACGGCGGCAACCACCGCACCGACTGGTTCACCAACTATCCCTTTCCCGTGTTTGGCAACGGCTGGGAACACGCCATGCCCGATTCCTGGCCCAACAAAGGCGACACCATCATCGGCAACGACGTGTGGATCGGCTACGGCGCGATGCTAATGCCGGGAGTGCAGGTGGGCGACGGAGCCATTATCGCCACGGGTGCGGTCGTCACCCGCAACGTAGAACCCTACGCCATCGTCGGCGGCAACCCCGCAGCCCTGATTCGCAGGCGCTTTGACGACGCAGTGATCCAGGAACTCCTGCAAATCCGCTGGTGGGACTGGGACATCCAGGCAATTACCCGCCACCTGCCTGCTATCTGCGGCGGCGATTTGGCCATGCTACGACAAGCCGCACAGGGGGGGTAA
- a CDS encoding alpha/beta hydrolase: protein MRGVRRYTALALLSALGISAVGIMGTALPGWATTQIYLRYGPLRLNVPVQAIENFGKTGDDPRLRFYLKRLAPHQRSQLQNTLNATYDVDLMMVSQFSYTRSGERLLQEVGGLLRTASGQNGAGSLRSAGILAAADPDGFSVLSFLRNLPVDMQIDVRQAIAFQRRLAGLLQRTAQVTNQVIDATQAIAQQEASVLQTLPPIDPRQPGSVAFQQQTLRLVDAQRSRPLTVDLYLPTVATPAPLIVVSNGLGARRDRFTRLASHLASHGFAVAIPDHPGSDRDRLQDFYDGLHRENFDPAEFANRPLDISFLLDALGEMQQQGQFQRIDLERVGAFGYSFGGTTAFSLAGAEIQLSSLEPACQSDSFILNISLLYQCQALEAPPPPNLRDARIKAVYAFLPFGKSLFGTGLSKIDVPVLWEASDEDLLTPLLKEQVPSFQQLTPSAPQAERYFVLTKGLPHARISYEIAGRTAGGDSGSDRPKTRPSWEDIKAISERYHHALTLAFFQTHVAGNEDYRPFLTAAYATQLAEPSFPLGFVASLDAIED from the coding sequence ATGAGAGGAGTTCGTCGCTACACGGCTTTGGCGCTGCTGAGCGCTCTGGGAATCAGCGCTGTCGGAATCATGGGAACCGCGCTTCCCGGCTGGGCCACCACCCAAATTTACCTGCGCTATGGCCCGCTCCGCCTGAATGTTCCGGTGCAGGCGATTGAGAACTTTGGCAAAACAGGCGACGACCCCCGCCTCAGGTTCTATCTCAAGCGGCTTGCGCCCCATCAGCGATCGCAGCTTCAAAACACCCTCAACGCCACCTACGACGTGGACTTGATGATGGTGTCGCAGTTTAGCTATACGCGGTCGGGAGAGCGACTGCTGCAAGAGGTGGGGGGGCTGCTGCGAACGGCCTCTGGGCAAAACGGCGCGGGCAGTCTGCGGAGCGCGGGCATCCTGGCGGCGGCAGACCCGGACGGCTTTAGCGTGCTGAGCTTTCTGCGGAATTTGCCCGTGGATATGCAGATCGACGTGCGGCAGGCGATCGCCTTTCAGCGGCGACTGGCGGGGCTGTTGCAACGCACAGCGCAGGTGACCAATCAGGTAATCGACGCAACGCAGGCGATCGCCCAGCAGGAAGCCAGCGTGCTGCAAACCCTGCCGCCCATCGACCCGCGTCAGCCCGGTTCCGTCGCGTTCCAACAACAAACGCTGCGGCTGGTGGACGCGCAGCGCAGTCGCCCGCTGACGGTTGACCTATATCTGCCAACGGTAGCCACGCCCGCGCCGCTGATCGTCGTGTCAAATGGACTAGGCGCACGGCGCGATCGCTTTACGCGGCTGGCCAGCCATCTGGCATCGCACGGCTTTGCGGTGGCCATTCCCGATCATCCAGGGAGCGATCGCGATCGCCTCCAGGATTTTTACGACGGGCTGCACCGAGAAAACTTTGACCCCGCCGAGTTTGCCAATCGCCCGCTGGATATCTCCTTTTTGCTAGATGCGTTGGGCGAAATGCAGCAGCAGGGGCAATTCCAACGCATCGACCTAGAGCGGGTGGGGGCGTTTGGCTATTCCTTTGGCGGCACGACGGCCTTTTCCCTGGCGGGTGCAGAGATACAGCTTTCGTCGCTGGAGCCGGCCTGCCAGTCCGATTCGTTCATTCTCAATATTTCGCTGCTGTATCAGTGTCAGGCGCTCGAAGCCCCGCCGCCGCCCAACCTGCGCGATGCTCGCATCAAGGCGGTCTACGCCTTTTTGCCCTTTGGTAAGAGCCTGTTTGGAACGGGTCTCTCGAAAATTGACGTGCCCGTTCTGTGGGAAGCGTCCGACGAGGACTTGCTAACGCCCCTGCTCAAAGAACAGGTTCCCTCGTTTCAGCAGCTTACCCCCTCCGCGCCCCAAGCAGAGCGCTACTTCGTGCTGACCAAAGGACTGCCCCACGCCCGCATTAGCTACGAAATCGCCGGCCGCACTGCTGGAGGAGATTCTGGGTCAGATCGCCCCAAGACTCGCCCCTCCTGGGAAGACATCAAAGCCATCTCCGAGCGCTATCACCACGCCCTGACGCTGGCATTTTTCCAGACCCACGTCGCTGGCAACGAGGACTATCGCCCGTTTCTCACGGCGGCCTACGCCACCCAACTTGCGGAGCCGTCTTTTCCCCTCGGCTTTGTCGCTTCCCTCGATGCTATTGAGGATTAG
- the murJ gene encoding murein biosynthesis integral membrane protein MurJ, with amino-acid sequence MSKARSLAGIAGIVAIATLLSKIFGLFRQQAIAAAFGTGPVFGAFNFAYVIPGFLLILLGGINGPFHSAIVSVLSKRKQEEVAPIVEGITTLVVSILLLVTVGLIAFAEPMMSLVAPGAVSFAADAAREGMSAETYATLQQTRDIAIQQFKIMAPMAVLAGLVGIGFGALNAANQYWLPSISPLFSSVTVLLGLGGLAWYLGDRITDPQYAMLGGAVLAGSTLAGALLQWLVQLPAQWKSGLGTLRPRFNFNDPAVREVINVMGPATFSSGMMQINVWTDLFFASFIPNAAAAVSAMGYAGLLALTPLGILSNVILVPLLPVFSRLTAPQDWPELKLRIRQGLVTTALTMLPISALMIVLAVPISRVVYERYAFRPEDSLLTATVLMAYSVGMFVYLGRDVLVRVFYALEDSLTPFRISIANIFLNALLDFLLVRPYGAVGLVLATVGVNLISMLIMLAILHRRLQGLPLRQWGGLTALLALGSGLAGGVAWAVLQGCEEWLGNQGFGVLLVNLCLAGGAGLLVFGWFATRLRLPEVDAFVSRLSQRFLRR; translated from the coding sequence GTGTCCAAAGCCCGCTCACTTGCCGGAATCGCTGGAATCGTTGCCATTGCTACGCTATTGAGCAAGATATTTGGCTTGTTTCGCCAGCAGGCGATCGCCGCTGCCTTTGGCACGGGCCCGGTGTTTGGCGCGTTCAACTTTGCCTACGTGATTCCCGGCTTTTTGCTGATTTTGCTGGGCGGGATCAACGGGCCCTTTCACAGTGCGATTGTCAGCGTCTTGTCGAAGCGCAAGCAAGAAGAAGTCGCGCCGATTGTGGAAGGAATCACGACGCTGGTGGTCAGCATTTTGCTGCTGGTGACGGTGGGCTTGATCGCGTTTGCAGAGCCAATGATGAGCCTAGTGGCTCCGGGGGCTGTTTCTTTCGCGGCCGATGCGGCGCGGGAGGGGATGTCGGCGGAAACATATGCCACGCTCCAGCAGACGCGAGACATCGCCATTCAGCAGTTCAAGATTATGGCTCCGATGGCGGTGCTGGCAGGGCTGGTGGGCATCGGCTTTGGCGCGTTGAATGCGGCCAATCAATACTGGCTGCCGTCGATCAGCCCGCTGTTTAGCAGCGTCACGGTGCTGCTGGGGTTGGGGGGTCTAGCGTGGTATCTGGGCGATCGCATCACCGATCCACAGTACGCCATGCTGGGCGGCGCAGTGCTGGCCGGGTCTACCCTAGCCGGAGCGCTGCTGCAATGGCTGGTGCAGCTACCCGCCCAGTGGAAATCCGGCTTGGGCACACTGCGACCCCGGTTCAATTTCAACGATCCGGCGGTGCGCGAAGTAATTAACGTCATGGGCCCGGCGACGTTTTCTTCGGGCATGATGCAGATTAACGTGTGGACGGATCTGTTCTTCGCGTCGTTCATTCCCAACGCGGCGGCGGCCGTTTCGGCAATGGGCTATGCAGGGCTGCTGGCGCTGACCCCGCTGGGCATTTTGTCAAACGTCATCCTGGTGCCGCTGCTGCCCGTCTTTTCGCGCCTCACCGCGCCGCAGGACTGGCCCGAACTTAAGCTCCGCATCCGTCAGGGGCTAGTCACTACCGCCCTCACCATGCTGCCCATCAGCGCCTTGATGATCGTGCTGGCTGTCCCCATTTCGCGGGTGGTCTACGAGCGCTATGCCTTCCGCCCCGAAGACTCGCTGCTCACCGCTACCGTGCTGATGGCCTATTCCGTCGGCATGTTTGTATATTTGGGACGCGATGTGCTGGTGCGCGTGTTTTATGCCCTGGAAGACAGCCTCACGCCCTTCCGCATTAGCATTGCCAATATTTTCCTAAACGCACTGCTGGACTTTTTGCTGGTGCGTCCCTACGGTGCGGTGGGGCTGGTGCTGGCGACCGTCGGCGTGAACCTGATTTCGATGCTGATTATGCTGGCTATTTTGCACCGTCGCCTGCAAGGGCTGCCGCTGCGTCAGTGGGGAGGACTGACGGCGCTGCTGGCCCTGGGCAGCGGGCTGGCAGGCGGTGTGGCGTGGGCGGTGCTTCAGGGCTGCGAGGAATGGCTTGGCAATCAGGGCTTTGGCGTGCTGCTGGTGAATCTGTGCCTTGCAGGTGGCGCAGGGCTGCTGGTGTTTGGGTGGTTTGCTACGCGGCTACGGCTGCCAGAGGTGGATGCGTTTGTGAGTCGGTTAAGTCAGCGATTTTTGAGGCGATAA